In Hydrogenothermus marinus, a single window of DNA contains:
- a CDS encoding peptidylprolyl isomerase codes for MFTKIQESKWLKAILFITTFAFVGTGFVALIVYKLSGEISGVAQVNGIDITPQEFMYEVNKVEAQLQNQGQDISAFRKIIYSQVLNNIIDRELLYQFAKKEGIDAKDDEVKMVIVSIPAFQKNGKFDQNLLINYLKSAGISMQLFEEILKKQLTVGHIVSMLKAGFYITDYEVKTILEKYFSTINGEILIIKPTVKVSEKEIKDYYEKNKDKFAEKEGKKIKVYKIPLSEKEKAQQIFTSLKSGKKVEEKAYFDGLYLKGETTNLPKEVIKALNNLSENSKIEFVKTKDAFYLVYFEGTKSIPASFDKVKSKIENILKAEKERKIAKDIKQKLEKEKSSSLEEIAKKIKNASVKIEKLNNVKYTQLQIKYFINLEDIKDLIKKGKGISKPLLAGNKVLVVKIDKINPPSKEEYEKIVKSIKPQIENQKFQDIIDMLVNKLRDEAEIKINKRYLQ; via the coding sequence TTGTTTACAAAGATTCAAGAATCTAAATGGTTAAAAGCTATTCTTTTTATAACAACATTTGCATTTGTAGGAACTGGGTTTGTAGCTTTAATAGTTTATAAACTTTCTGGTGAAATTTCAGGGGTAGCACAAGTTAATGGTATTGATATAACTCCTCAAGAGTTTATGTATGAAGTAAATAAAGTAGAAGCTCAACTACAAAATCAAGGACAAGATATATCAGCTTTTAGAAAGATTATATATTCTCAAGTTCTCAATAATATAATTGACAGAGAACTTTTATATCAGTTTGCAAAAAAAGAAGGAATAGATGCAAAAGATGATGAAGTGAAAATGGTAATTGTTAGTATTCCTGCATTTCAAAAAAATGGAAAATTTGACCAAAATTTACTTATAAATTATCTCAAATCTGCAGGTATATCAATGCAACTTTTTGAAGAGATATTAAAAAAGCAATTAACTGTAGGACATATTGTATCTATGTTAAAAGCAGGATTTTATATTACAGATTATGAGGTAAAAACCATACTTGAAAAATATTTTTCTACTATAAATGGAGAAATTTTAATTATTAAACCTACAGTTAAAGTTTCTGAAAAAGAGATTAAAGATTATTATGAAAAAAACAAAGATAAATTTGCAGAAAAAGAAGGCAAAAAAATAAAAGTTTATAAAATACCTTTATCTGAAAAAGAAAAAGCACAACAGATTTTTACAAGTTTAAAATCAGGTAAAAAAGTAGAAGAAAAAGCCTATTTTGATGGATTATATTTAAAAGGTGAAACTACTAATTTACCAAAAGAAGTTATTAAGGCGTTAAACAATCTATCTGAAAACTCAAAGATAGAGTTTGTAAAAACAAAAGATGCTTTTTATCTTGTTTATTTTGAAGGTACTAAATCTATTCCAGCATCTTTTGATAAAGTAAAATCTAAAATTGAAAATATCCTAAAAGCTGAAAAAGAAAGAAAAATTGCTAAAGATATAAAACAAAAGTTAGAAAAAGAAAAGTCTAGTTCTTTAGAAGAAATTGCAAAAAAAATTAAAAATGCATCAGTCAAAATAGAAAAATTAAATAATGTTAAATATACACAGCTTCAAATAAAATATTTTATTAATTTAGAGGATATTAAAGACTTAATTAAAAAAGGAAAAGGTATCTCTAAACCATTATTAGCTGGAAATAAAGTTTTAGTTGTAAAAATTGATAAAATAAATCCACCTTCTAAAGAAGAGTATGAAAAAATAGTCAAATCTATAAAGCCACAGATAGAAAATCAAAAGTTTCAAGATATTATAGATATGCTTGTTAATAAACTTAGAGATGAAGCAGAAATAAAAATAAATAAAAGATATTTACAATAA
- a CDS encoding oxygen-binding di-iron domain-containing protein, with translation MEGKLFDNGTHQNLLLEDFGHGEMVQANVHLIVDNGRGMILDPGGHKVYKHLIAEVGNIIGVNSLDYIFLSHQDPDIVAAVNGWLMTTKAIAITPKLWLRFIPHFGVDRFVIDRLKGIDDEGGIIRLGGSELYILPAHFMHSPGNLQIYDPVSKILYSGDLGASLGQDYIYVEDFENHIQYMEGFHRRYIPTNKVLKTWAKMVRDLDIEIIAPQHGAIFKGKDMVNKFIDWIENIECGIDIMEDVYKVPSNKLEL, from the coding sequence ATGGAAGGGAAACTATTTGACAATGGAACACACCAAAATCTATTGCTAGAAGATTTTGGACATGGTGAAATGGTTCAAGCTAATGTTCATTTAATTGTTGATAATGGTAGAGGTATGATTTTAGACCCTGGAGGACACAAAGTTTATAAACATTTAATTGCTGAAGTTGGAAATATTATTGGAGTAAATAGTCTTGATTATATTTTCTTATCCCATCAAGACCCAGATATTGTAGCAGCTGTAAATGGATGGCTTATGACTACAAAAGCTATAGCAATTACTCCTAAACTATGGCTTAGATTTATTCCACACTTTGGTGTTGATAGATTTGTAATAGATAGACTCAAAGGAATAGATGATGAAGGTGGAATAATTAGGCTTGGAGGAAGTGAGCTTTATATTTTACCTGCTCATTTTATGCATTCACCGGGGAATCTTCAAATTTATGATCCAGTTTCAAAAATACTTTATTCTGGTGATTTAGGGGCATCCTTAGGACAAGATTATATATATGTTGAAGATTTTGAAAATCATATCCAGTATATGGAAGGATTCCACAGAAGATATATACCTACAAATAAAGTTTTAAAAACTTGGGCAAAAATGGTTAGAGATTTAGATATAGAAATTATAGCTCCTCAGCATGGTGCAATTTTTAAAGGAAAAGATATGGTAAATAAATTTATAGACTGGATTGAAAATATAGAATGTGGAATTGATATTATGGAAGATGTTTATAAAGTACCTAGTAATAAACTTGAACTATGA
- the rsmH gene encoding 16S rRNA (cytosine(1402)-N(4))-methyltransferase RsmH, which produces MIEHYSVLKNEVINFFKLIESKEEYILDATVGGGGHSYFILENFPEKKIIGIDKDEYALKRAKERLKEFEGRFILEKSAFKDLDKVLEKYNIEKLAGALFDFGVSHFHLKTERGFSFQREEPLDMRMDTSQDLTAYYVVNYYQKWQLEKILKEYGEERFATKIAENIIKERQKNKIETTKQLADIVYKTYPPKLRHKRIHPATKTFQAIRIEVNQELEEIKEAVPKAIERLDKGGIIQCISFHSLEDRIVKNIFKEYKKLKELEILTKKPITPTEEEVKENPASRSAKLRAGKKL; this is translated from the coding sequence ATGATTGAACATTATTCAGTACTAAAAAATGAAGTAATTAATTTTTTTAAACTTATAGAAAGTAAAGAAGAGTATATATTAGATGCAACAGTGGGAGGAGGTGGGCATTCTTATTTTATATTAGAAAATTTTCCTGAAAAAAAAATTATAGGAATTGATAAAGATGAGTATGCACTAAAAAGAGCAAAAGAAAGATTAAAAGAGTTTGAAGGTAGATTTATTCTTGAAAAATCTGCATTCAAAGATTTAGATAAAGTCCTTGAAAAATATAATATAGAGAAGTTAGCAGGAGCATTATTTGATTTTGGAGTTTCCCATTTTCATTTAAAAACAGAAAGGGGCTTTTCTTTTCAAAGAGAAGAGCCTTTAGATATGAGAATGGATACATCTCAGGATTTAACTGCCTATTATGTAGTTAACTACTATCAAAAATGGCAACTTGAGAAAATATTAAAAGAGTACGGCGAAGAAAGATTTGCAACTAAAATAGCAGAAAATATAATAAAAGAAAGACAAAAAAATAAAATAGAAACTACAAAACAACTTGCTGATATAGTCTATAAAACTTATCCTCCTAAGCTAAGACATAAAAGAATCCATCCAGCAACAAAAACATTTCAAGCTATCAGAATAGAAGTAAATCAAGAACTTGAAGAAATAAAAGAAGCAGTTCCAAAAGCAATAGAAAGACTTGATAAAGGTGGGATAATCCAATGTATATCTTTTCATTCCTTAGAAGATAGAATTGTAAAAAATATATTTAAAGAGTACAAAAAATTAAAGGAATTAGAAATTTTGACGAAAAAACCAATTACTCCAACAGAAGAAGAGGTTAAAGAAAATCCTGCTTCTAGGAGTGCTAAATTAAGGGCAGGGAAAAAGTTATGA
- a CDS encoding cell division protein FtsL, whose amino-acid sequence MIKDLVLDLKSDYKIIKKQIKYLLLIVLIAIPLIIYNNDFLKLEEDITKLSSEKSYLQTKNIKLKEKISILSSPKRISYIAKKKLKMKKVDLSKVKFLDSK is encoded by the coding sequence ATGATAAAAGACTTAGTTTTAGATTTAAAATCAGATTATAAGATAATAAAAAAACAGATAAAATATTTGCTATTAATAGTGTTAATAGCTATTCCTTTAATCATATATAATAATGATTTTCTTAAATTAGAAGAAGATATAACTAAACTTTCATCTGAAAAAAGTTATCTTCAAACAAAAAATATTAAACTTAAAGAAAAAATAAGCATATTATCTTCTCCTAAAAGAATATCTTATATAGCAAAGAAAAAGTTAAAAATGAAAAAAGTTGATTTATCTAAGGTTAAATTTTTAGATTCTAAATGA
- a CDS encoding peptidoglycan D,D-transpeptidase FtsI family protein, which translates to MNEKKVKFFSSIILLVFLIIIVKLFYIQIWQRDKLIKYIENQYYSKKNILLPRGKIYDKKGNILAISIPTITVYAIGKYIKNKELLAEKLSPVLKMSKQYILKKLNSENYVVIARNLDKSLADKIEKIRKETKEWNLGILESSKRVYPFGKIGGANIGFVNKYTGKGQEGLERKFNSILGGGYGKILFMRDAVGNPITIISKEKNESKDVVLTIDSNIQYMAEEALKKLVKLRKPKEALVLIMNPKTGEILANAVYPSFDPNHYSKYKYNNITFRSAYEIGSLAKPFVVAEALDLGVVKEGEIIDGRNGIIYVDGQPIKDHRRFGKISLEDVIIHSSNVGAIDIALRIPTEKFYKIFKEVGFGQKFGAFPGESKGILREYKRDVDKAYFAIGQNWIATPIQVAVAYSAIANGGYVVKPTFLKEIKDKDKIEKNKPVVLRKVFSNKSLKWLKKVLTLVVEEGTGHKGKSKYYTIAGKTGTAQKYDPKTKKLSDEKFNAWFAGFFPVENPKYTIVIFANEPKKIKRWEQIGGGAVSSVVLKELIDRLMFYSKVKPDKN; encoded by the coding sequence ATGAATGAAAAAAAAGTAAAATTTTTTAGTTCAATAATATTATTAGTATTTCTAATTATCATTGTTAAACTATTTTATATCCAAATATGGCAAAGAGATAAATTAATAAAATATATAGAAAATCAATATTACTCTAAAAAAAATATACTTCTTCCACGAGGTAAAATTTACGATAAAAAAGGTAATATCCTTGCAATTAGTATTCCAACAATTACAGTTTATGCTATTGGTAAGTATATAAAAAATAAAGAACTACTTGCTGAAAAACTTTCTCCAGTCTTAAAAATGTCAAAGCAGTATATTCTTAAAAAACTAAATTCTGAAAATTATGTAGTAATTGCAAGGAATTTAGATAAATCCTTAGCTGATAAAATAGAAAAAATAAGGAAAGAAACAAAAGAATGGAATTTAGGAATTCTTGAAAGTTCAAAAAGAGTGTATCCTTTTGGGAAAATAGGAGGTGCTAATATAGGCTTTGTTAATAAATATACTGGAAAAGGACAAGAAGGTCTTGAAAGAAAATTTAACTCTATTTTAGGTGGCGGATATGGAAAGATTTTATTTATGAGAGATGCAGTAGGTAATCCAATTACAATTATTTCAAAAGAAAAAAATGAAAGTAAAGATGTAGTTTTAACTATAGATTCAAATATTCAATATATGGCTGAAGAGGCTTTAAAAAAACTTGTAAAGTTGAGAAAACCAAAAGAAGCTTTAGTTTTAATTATGAATCCCAAAACTGGAGAAATTTTAGCAAATGCAGTCTATCCTTCTTTTGATCCAAATCATTATAGTAAATATAAATACAATAATATAACTTTTAGGTCTGCTTATGAAATAGGTTCCTTAGCAAAACCTTTTGTAGTAGCTGAGGCTTTAGATTTAGGAGTAGTAAAAGAAGGAGAAATTATTGACGGTAGAAATGGAATAATATATGTAGATGGACAACCAATAAAAGATCATAGAAGATTTGGTAAAATTTCATTGGAAGATGTTATTATACATTCTTCAAATGTAGGAGCTATAGATATAGCTTTAAGAATTCCTACTGAAAAGTTTTATAAAATTTTTAAAGAAGTAGGATTTGGCCAAAAATTTGGAGCATTTCCAGGAGAAAGCAAAGGAATCCTTCGAGAATATAAAAGAGATGTAGATAAAGCTTATTTTGCAATAGGTCAAAACTGGATAGCTACACCTATTCAAGTTGCAGTTGCCTATTCTGCTATAGCAAATGGTGGCTATGTTGTAAAACCTACCTTCTTAAAGGAAATTAAGGATAAAGATAAAATAGAAAAAAATAAGCCTGTTGTCTTAAGAAAGGTTTTTAGTAATAAGTCTTTAAAATGGTTAAAAAAAGTTTTAACATTAGTAGTAGAAGAAGGTACCGGACATAAAGGTAAATCCAAATATTATACAATTGCAGGAAAAACAGGAACAGCCCAAAAGTATGATCCTAAAACCAAAAAACTTTCAGATGAAAAATTTAATGCATGGTTTGCAGGATTTTTTCCAGTTGAAAATCCTAAATATACAATTGTAATTTTTGCCAATGAGCCTAAAAAAATAAAAAGATGGGAACAGATAGGTGGAGGAGCTGTATCTTCAGTTGTCTTAAAAGAATTAATAGACAGACTTATGTTTTATTCTAAAGTAAAACCTGATAAAAATTAA
- a CDS encoding histidine phosphatase family protein, whose product MLKNLYLCRHGESEYNAKKIIQGHIDTFLTPKGVFQARLAGEKLKKYKIEKIYTSDLRRAYQTATVIGDILGIEPIVDERIREMHFGQWEGLGYDYIFKTKKEDWDNWLKNPVACPLPNQEECIDFEKRLKDFLNQIKKEKEENVLIVGHGGSIQGIICIETQLGLENLWSFRHDNTGISCLEYKDNKAYIKFVNI is encoded by the coding sequence ATGCTTAAAAACTTATATTTATGTAGACATGGAGAAAGTGAATATAATGCAAAAAAGATAATACAAGGACATATAGATACATTTTTAACACCAAAAGGTGTTTTCCAAGCAAGACTTGCAGGAGAAAAATTAAAAAAATATAAAATAGAAAAAATATATACTTCTGACTTAAGAAGAGCATATCAAACTGCTACAGTTATAGGAGATATTTTAGGAATAGAGCCAATAGTTGATGAAAGAATTAGAGAGATGCATTTTGGTCAGTGGGAAGGGTTAGGCTATGATTATATTTTTAAAACAAAAAAAGAAGATTGGGATAACTGGCTAAAAAATCCTGTTGCTTGTCCTTTGCCAAATCAAGAAGAATGTATAGATTTTGAAAAAAGATTAAAAGATTTTTTAAATCAGATAAAAAAAGAAAAAGAAGAAAATGTTCTTATTGTAGGGCATGGTGGCTCAATACAAGGGATAATATGTATAGAAACTCAGTTAGGCCTTGAAAATTTATGGTCTTTTAGACATGATAATACAGGAATTTCTTGTTTAGAATATAAAGACAATAAAGCTTATATAAAGTTTGTAAATATTTAA
- a CDS encoding N-acetyltransferase codes for MIRKAKVKDAKQIFQILQEFALKGILLPRSLNSIYENIRDFYVYEEDGKIKAVVSLHVYWEDLAEIKSLAVKEDVQRKGIGKKLVEKCIEDAKDLGIKRVFALTYVPQFFEKLGFKIVDKSEFPQKVWTECIHCVKFNQCDEVPVSYILEDSNA; via the coding sequence TTGATAAGAAAAGCTAAAGTTAAAGATGCAAAACAGATCTTTCAAATACTCCAGGAGTTTGCCTTAAAAGGCATTCTCCTTCCTCGTAGTTTAAACTCTATATATGAAAATATTAGAGATTTTTATGTTTATGAAGAAGATGGGAAAATAAAAGCAGTTGTTTCTTTACATGTATACTGGGAAGACTTAGCAGAAATAAAATCCTTAGCAGTAAAAGAAGATGTCCAAAGAAAAGGTATTGGTAAAAAGCTTGTTGAGAAATGTATTGAAGATGCAAAAGATCTTGGAATAAAAAGAGTATTTGCTCTTACTTATGTTCCTCAGTTTTTTGAAAAACTTGGATTTAAGATTGTAGATAAATCTGAATTTCCTCAAAAAGTATGGACTGAATGTATACATTGTGTAAAGTTCAATCAATGTGATGAAGTTCCTGTATCTTATATTTTAGAGGATTCAAATGCTTAA